In the Malania oleifera isolate guangnan ecotype guangnan chromosome 1, ASM2987363v1, whole genome shotgun sequence genome, one interval contains:
- the LOC131167411 gene encoding fasciclin-like arabinogalactan protein 1: MRGACPIWQQIIPGPLLLTEATRLSAPLSSPISAQTAQTTFSFSLPLSLSLSLSLTRHAMQLISAAGVAAGTVLFLLFAAASMTEAHNITRILGPHPEFSTFNHYLSLTHLAAEINSRETITVCAIDNAAMSDLLAKHYTLSTIKNVLSLHILLDYFGTKKIHQITNGSALAATMYQTTGNAPGSSGFVNITDLKGGRVGLGSANNDGNLTSTFVKSLDEIPYNISVIQISHILSSPAAEAPTPSPSHQNITAIMSAHGCKVFADTLLANPDAEKTFNDGIDGGLTIFCPIDDVFKKFLPKYKNLTADGKLSLLLFHGVPVYQSLAMLKSNNGIMNTLATDGANKYDFTVQNDGQDVTLRTKIVTAKLTGTLLDDQPLAIYTVDKVLLPKELFKAEVPAPAPAPEAESPKKSPKKLPKKASPPSPPSDSDSPDLAPSDDAADQTADNNGAVRFIGARFGSVMGLSLWLVLLNLM; this comes from the coding sequence ATGAGAGGGGCATGCCCTATATGGCAACAAATCATCCCCGGACCGCTCCTACTTACTGAGGCCACTCGTCTCTCCGCTCCACTGTCTTCTCCAATCTCAGCACAAACAGCGCAGACcactttctctttttctctccctctctctctctctctctctctctctctaacccggCACGCAATGCAGCTCATCTCGGCCGCCGGCGTCGCCGCCGGGACCGTTCTCTTCCTCCTCTTCGCCGCAGCCTCCATGACGGAGGCCCACAACATTACCCGCATCCTGGGGCCTCACCCGGAGTTCTCTACCTTCAACCACTACCTTAGCCTGACTCACCTCGCGGCGGAGATCAACAGCCGGGAGACAATCACCGTCTGCGCCATCGACAACGCCGCCATGTCCGACCTCCTTGCGAAACACTACACTCTCTCCACCATAAAAAATGTCCTCTCTCTCCACATCCTCCTCGACTACTTCGGCACCAAGAAGATCCACCAGATCACCAACGGCTCCGCCCTCGCCGCTACCATGTACCAGACCACCGGAAACGCCCCCGGCTCCTCCGGCTTCGTCAACATCACCGACCTCAAAGGCGGCAGGGTCGGCCTCGGTTCCGCGAACAACGACGGCAATCTCACTTCCACGTTCGTCAAATCCCTCGACGAGATCCCCTACAACATCTCTGTCATCCAGATCAGCCACATCCTCTCCTCGCCGGCCGCCGAAGCCCCCACGCCCTCCCCCAGCCACCAGAATATCACCGCCATCATGTCCGCCCACGGTTGCAAAGTCTTTGCCGACACTCTCCTCGCCAATCCCGACGCCGAGAAGACCTTCAACGATGGTATTGATGGCGGACTCACGATCTTCTGCCCCATCGACGACGTCTTCAAGAAATTCCTCCCCAAGTACAAGAACCTCACTGCCGATGGCAAGCTTTCGCTGCTCCTCTTCCACGGCGTTCCCGTCTACCAGTCGTTGGCGATGCTCAAGTCCAACAACGGCATCATGAACACCCTAGCCACCGACGGAGCCAACAAGTACGACTTCACGGTGCAGAACGACGGTCAGGACGTCACGCTGAGGACGAAGATCGTAACTGCCAAACTCACCGGAACGCTCCTCGACGACCAGCCGCTCGCGATCTACACCGTCGACAAGGTTCTCCTGCCGAAGGAGCTCTTCAAGGCGGAGGTGCCGGCGCCGGCTCCCGCCCCGGAGGCGGAGTCCCCGAAGAAGTCTCCAAAAAAGTTGCCGAAAAAAGCTTCACCACCGTCGCCGCCCAGCGATTCGGACTCGCCGGACTTGGCACCCAGCGACGATGCGGCCGACCAGACAGCGGACAACAACGGCGCCGTTAGATTTATCGGGGCGAGATTTGGTTCAGTGATGGGTTTGAGTCTTTGGCTTGTACTGCTGAACCTCATGtga